A window of the Corallococcus exiguus genome harbors these coding sequences:
- a CDS encoding CARDB domain-containing protein, which translates to MSRRTPPWRHSCLFITGALALTGCSSGSTPEEAPPLEQQASALIPGPDLRITELTAPDSAKPGQPVTVTAKVCNTGDQAVYSSAMLEVYLSTTPTQQVPGPGTQPPPTQQLTQGQTDVGTVYAGQCVSRSFNIYVSPPSGFTGNGTYYLGASVDTQNAVPESDETNNGFVKGLMGVGNWPDLVVTRVDAPPNLAPGQAFSASATVCNVGTEYSSGGSVELYLSSVNGLTLPPLSGPPPVPVTQLMVGSALMGSLEAGQCRAVPLTGYAQRPPSAPPGTPLYLGTIADPSRSVTELREDNNTFVQGLVGVGNGPDLTIRSVTGPASARQGDSFPATVTVCNEGTASSPQADVRVFLSTVPSLAAPGTQPRPLTEFPVTSFSVPALVSGQCATRTVQGPANRPPANPSEQPLYLGAIVDLPQGVVELREDNNTRADTLMGMGARPDLTVVSLDAPSNAPSYGPLAVSAKVCNVGTTRSTDVPVEVYVTNEPSLSVVSGPPPMSRMPVGTVNVPALEPLECVTRLVSGYSNVPGGTAMPNPVLYVGAIVDPMSSLQELREDNNVSPLSRIGLGYGPDLVVRTLTAPSSVKPGTSLSTDVKVCNEGTQPSSVSTVGLFLSTTASVTSSMQYPPSPSQVMVGTVEVSSLSQGTCVLYPKTVYAALPPAATPTQPLYLVAVADVNQQQLELREDNNTRVAGTLIVGNGPDLVVTDVTGPSSATPGGPLTLNVKVCNVGTEPAGPSYVMGVLAMEEMQSNPYLPPASSESYVGMTSVSSLAVGQCVTTAVSGSASTVPNADPASPRYLGARVDMSNQVVELREDNNTRMTSRIVVGSGPDLVVRSVTAPPALPQYGSFTAQVQVCNEGNVSMYGSVPLDLVITTETSLYTPGQGQPPFTQVQIPVGGAMVPALSVGQCTTLSIPSSVVRPSAATSGQSLYLGALVDGPNSLLELREDNNTLTRATPIGQAQ; encoded by the coding sequence ATGTCTCGGCGTACGCCGCCATGGCGGCATTCGTGTCTCTTCATCACGGGCGCGCTCGCGCTCACCGGCTGTTCCAGCGGTTCCACCCCGGAGGAAGCGCCTCCGCTGGAGCAGCAGGCCAGCGCGCTCATCCCCGGACCGGACCTGCGCATCACGGAGCTGACGGCTCCGGACAGCGCGAAACCCGGCCAGCCCGTCACCGTCACCGCGAAGGTCTGCAACACCGGTGACCAGGCCGTGTACTCCAGCGCCATGCTGGAGGTGTACCTGTCCACCACGCCCACGCAGCAGGTGCCGGGGCCCGGGACGCAGCCGCCTCCCACCCAGCAACTCACCCAGGGCCAGACGGACGTGGGAACGGTGTACGCGGGCCAGTGCGTCAGCCGTTCGTTCAACATCTACGTCAGCCCTCCTTCGGGCTTCACGGGCAACGGCACCTACTACCTGGGGGCCAGCGTCGACACGCAGAACGCGGTGCCGGAGTCGGACGAGACGAACAATGGCTTCGTGAAGGGCCTGATGGGCGTGGGCAACTGGCCGGACCTGGTCGTCACGCGGGTGGACGCACCGCCCAACCTGGCGCCGGGCCAGGCCTTCAGCGCGTCCGCGACGGTGTGCAACGTGGGCACGGAGTACAGCTCCGGCGGCTCCGTGGAGCTGTACCTGTCCTCGGTGAACGGGCTGACGCTGCCGCCGCTGTCCGGCCCGCCCCCCGTCCCCGTCACGCAGCTGATGGTCGGGAGCGCCCTCATGGGCAGCCTGGAGGCGGGCCAGTGCCGCGCGGTGCCGCTCACCGGCTACGCCCAGAGGCCGCCCTCCGCGCCGCCGGGCACGCCGCTGTACCTGGGCACCATCGCGGACCCGTCGCGGAGCGTGACGGAGCTGCGCGAGGACAACAACACGTTCGTGCAGGGACTGGTGGGCGTGGGCAATGGCCCGGACCTGACCATTCGCTCCGTGACGGGGCCCGCGAGCGCGCGCCAGGGCGACTCCTTCCCCGCGACGGTGACGGTGTGCAACGAGGGCACCGCGTCTTCCCCCCAGGCCGACGTGAGGGTGTTCCTGTCCACGGTGCCGTCGCTGGCGGCCCCGGGAACGCAGCCCCGCCCCTTGACTGAATTCCCGGTGACGAGCTTCAGCGTGCCGGCGCTGGTGAGCGGCCAGTGCGCCACCCGCACGGTGCAGGGCCCCGCCAACCGCCCGCCCGCGAATCCCAGCGAGCAGCCCCTGTACCTGGGCGCCATCGTGGACCTGCCGCAGGGCGTGGTGGAGCTGCGCGAGGACAACAACACCCGCGCGGACACGCTGATGGGCATGGGCGCGCGGCCCGACCTCACCGTCGTCTCGCTGGACGCCCCCTCCAACGCGCCGTCCTACGGGCCGCTCGCGGTGTCCGCGAAGGTCTGCAACGTGGGCACGACGCGGTCCACCGACGTGCCGGTGGAGGTGTACGTCACGAATGAGCCCTCGCTGAGCGTCGTGTCCGGTCCGCCGCCCATGTCCCGCATGCCGGTGGGCACGGTCAACGTGCCGGCGCTGGAGCCCCTGGAGTGCGTCACGCGGCTGGTGAGCGGCTACTCCAACGTGCCGGGCGGGACGGCCATGCCGAACCCCGTGCTGTACGTGGGCGCCATCGTGGACCCGATGTCGTCTCTCCAGGAGCTGCGCGAGGACAACAACGTGTCTCCGCTGTCCCGCATCGGCCTGGGGTACGGCCCGGACCTCGTCGTGCGCACGCTGACGGCGCCCTCGAGCGTCAAGCCCGGCACCTCGCTGTCGACGGACGTGAAGGTCTGCAACGAGGGCACCCAGCCCTCGTCGGTTTCGACGGTGGGCCTCTTCCTGTCCACCACGGCCTCCGTGACGTCGTCCATGCAGTACCCGCCGTCACCGTCCCAGGTGATGGTGGGCACGGTGGAGGTGTCGTCGCTTTCGCAGGGCACCTGCGTGCTGTACCCGAAGACGGTGTACGCCGCCCTCCCCCCGGCGGCCACGCCCACGCAGCCGCTGTACCTGGTGGCCGTGGCGGACGTGAACCAGCAGCAGCTGGAGCTGCGCGAGGACAACAACACCCGCGTCGCCGGCACCCTCATCGTGGGCAATGGCCCGGACCTGGTGGTGACGGACGTCACCGGCCCCTCAAGCGCCACCCCGGGCGGCCCCCTCACCCTCAACGTCAAGGTCTGCAACGTGGGGACCGAGCCGGCGGGGCCCTCGTATGTGATGGGCGTCCTGGCCATGGAGGAGATGCAGTCCAATCCGTACCTGCCTCCCGCGTCCTCGGAGTCCTATGTCGGAATGACCTCCGTGTCCTCGCTCGCCGTGGGCCAGTGCGTGACGACGGCCGTGAGCGGATCCGCGTCCACGGTGCCCAACGCGGACCCCGCTTCCCCGCGCTACCTGGGAGCCCGCGTGGACATGTCCAATCAGGTGGTGGAGCTGCGCGAGGACAACAACACCCGCATGACGTCGCGGATCGTCGTGGGCAGCGGCCCGGACCTGGTCGTCCGCTCGGTGACGGCGCCCCCGGCCCTGCCGCAGTACGGCTCCTTCACCGCGCAGGTGCAGGTCTGCAACGAGGGCAACGTGTCCATGTACGGCTCCGTGCCGCTGGACCTGGTCATCACCACGGAGACGTCCCTCTACACGCCCGGACAGGGGCAGCCTCCGTTCACCCAGGTCCAGATCCCCGTGGGGGGCGCCATGGTGCCCGCGCTGTCCGTGGGCCAGTGCACCACGCTGTCGATCCCGAGCTCCGTGGTCCGCCCCTCCGCGGCCACCTCCGGACAGTCCCTGTACCTGGGCGCCCTTGTCGACGGGCCGAACTCGCTGCTGGAGCTGCGTGAGGACAACAACACCCTGACGCGGGCCACGCCCATCGGCCAGGCGCAGTAA
- a CDS encoding ATP-binding cassette domain-containing protein has product MPSSSSVRAHRVCFSFTDAIPVLTDVEFHLASGWTGLVGPNGAGKSTLLRLLSGELKPTSGQLQFEPDSPLVCLCPQGVEALTPDITAFADAWDALARRLQGQLGLDVTALERWPTLSPGERKRWQVGAALAREPDVLLLDEPTNHLDAEARAWLVAALRRFRGVGVVVSHDRELLETLTQATLRVHGGEAHLYPGAYSAAKGHWEAERESEVAAHQQSKAERDRAAQLLDSARREHQGATLSRSTSRRMRNKYDSDARGLGPSTLASWAESRLGHQVTVKRRELERAEAAVGTFTVDKTVGRSVFVDYVRSPNPWLFTFDTPGLKAGDVEVLGPTRLDVDREARIRIEGPNGAGKTTLLKALLEQARVPREKLLYLPQDLGAEETRALIDAVRELPSDERGRVMSLVAALGVDPHRLLASEQPSPGEARKLAIARGLGQHAWALVLDEPTNHLDLPSIERLEAALHDYPGALLLVTHDAPFARSCTTTRWLVANGRVEVE; this is encoded by the coding sequence ATGCCCTCGTCCTCTTCCGTGCGCGCGCACCGCGTCTGCTTTTCGTTCACCGATGCCATCCCCGTCCTCACCGACGTGGAGTTCCACCTCGCCTCCGGCTGGACGGGCCTCGTCGGCCCCAACGGCGCTGGCAAGTCCACCCTGCTGCGCCTGCTGTCCGGGGAGCTGAAGCCCACGTCCGGGCAGCTCCAGTTCGAACCGGACTCGCCGCTCGTGTGCCTGTGTCCACAGGGCGTGGAGGCACTCACGCCCGACATCACCGCCTTCGCGGACGCCTGGGACGCGCTGGCGCGCAGGCTCCAGGGCCAGCTGGGCCTGGACGTCACCGCGCTGGAGCGTTGGCCCACGCTGTCCCCGGGTGAACGCAAGCGCTGGCAGGTGGGCGCGGCGCTCGCCCGCGAGCCGGACGTGCTGCTGTTGGATGAACCCACCAACCACCTGGACGCGGAGGCGCGCGCCTGGCTGGTGGCCGCGCTGCGCCGCTTCCGGGGCGTGGGCGTCGTCGTGTCCCACGACCGCGAGCTGCTGGAGACACTCACCCAGGCCACGCTGCGCGTGCACGGCGGCGAGGCGCACCTGTACCCGGGCGCCTACTCCGCCGCGAAGGGCCACTGGGAGGCGGAGCGCGAGTCGGAGGTCGCCGCCCACCAACAGTCCAAGGCGGAGCGGGATCGGGCCGCGCAGCTGCTGGACAGCGCCCGGCGCGAGCACCAGGGCGCCACCCTGTCGCGCAGCACGTCGCGGCGGATGCGCAACAAGTACGACAGCGACGCGCGCGGCCTGGGGCCCTCCACGCTGGCGAGCTGGGCCGAGTCCCGCCTGGGCCACCAGGTCACCGTGAAGCGCCGCGAACTGGAGCGCGCCGAGGCCGCGGTGGGCACCTTCACCGTGGACAAGACGGTGGGGCGCTCCGTGTTCGTGGACTACGTGCGCTCGCCCAACCCGTGGCTCTTCACCTTCGACACACCGGGCCTGAAGGCCGGCGACGTGGAGGTGCTGGGCCCCACGCGCCTGGACGTGGACCGCGAGGCGCGCATCCGCATCGAGGGCCCCAACGGCGCCGGCAAGACGACGCTTCTGAAGGCCCTGTTGGAGCAGGCGCGCGTGCCTCGCGAGAAGCTCCTGTACCTGCCCCAGGACCTGGGCGCGGAGGAGACGCGCGCCCTGATCGACGCGGTGCGAGAGCTGCCCTCCGATGAGCGCGGCCGGGTGATGTCCCTGGTGGCCGCGCTGGGGGTGGATCCGCACCGGCTGCTCGCGTCCGAACAACCGTCGCCCGGCGAGGCGCGCAAGCTGGCCATCGCGCGCGGCCTGGGCCAGCACGCCTGGGCCCTGGTGCTGGACGAACCCACCAACCACCTGGACCTGCCGTCCATCGAACGGCTGGAGGCGGCGCTGCACGACTATCCGGGCGCGCTGCTGCTCGTCACCCACGACGCGCCCTTCGCCCGCTCCTGCACCACCACGCGGTGGCTGGTGGCGAACGGACGTGTGGAGGTGGAATGA